GGAGGGTCTGCGCATCGCGGCCACCGACGACCCTTGGGGCCCGTGGAGCTTCGTGGGCTACGGCGTGGCGCGGCTGGTGCAGGCAACCGGGATGGGCGTCGAGGCCATGCAGGCGTGGCATGCGGCGATGTGGTGGTTTCACTTCGTCGTCACCATGGGCTTCATCGCCTACATCCCCTACTCCAAGCTCTTCCACCTGCTGCTGGCGCCCGCCAACGTCTATCTCCAGCCCCTGGAGGCGCCCGCCTCGCCCAAGCCCATCGACTTCGAATCGGTGGAGCGACTGGGCGCGGCGGCCTTCGAGGACCTGACGTGGAAGGACCTGCTGGACGCCGACGTCTGCACCGAGTGCGGGCGCTGCACCGCCGTCTGCCCGGCCCACATGACGGGCAAGCCGCTGTCGCCCATGCAGCTGGTGCTGGACCTGCGGGACGAGATGAAGCGCACCGACGGCGCCACGTCCCGGGTGCTGGCCGGCGAGGTGATCCGCCCCGAGACCCTCTGGGCCTGCACCACCTGCATGGCCTGCATGGAGGCCTGCCCGGTCTTCATCGAGCACGTGCCCAAGATCCTGGATCTGCGCCGGCACCTGGTGATGGAGCAGGCCGAGGCTCCCGACACCATGCAGGAGGCGCTCCGGAGCCTGGAGGCCAGGGGACACCCCTTCCGGGGCGCCACGGCCAGCCGCACCGACTGGTACCGGGGGCTGGACGTGGTCGAGATCCCGGCGGCGGGCAGCGCCGAGGGGGTCGACGTCGTCTACTGGGCGGGGTGCGCGGCGGCCTTCGACGAGCGCAACCAGCGGGTGGCGCGGGCCCTGGTGACGGTGCTGCGGAGGGCGGGGCTGCGGGTCGGGGTGCTGGGCGGCGAGGAGCGGTGCACGGGCGACCCGGCCCGGCGGATGGGCAACGAGTTCCTCTTCCAGCAGCTGGCCGCCGCCAACATCGAGACGCTGCAGCGCTACGGCGTGCGGCAGCTGGTGACGAGCTGCCCTCACTGCTTCAACGTCTTCAAGCACGAGTACCCGGCCCTGGGCGGCCACTTCGGTGTGCGCCACCACACCGAGCTCCTGGCGGAGCTGGTGCGCCAGGGCCGCCTCGAGCCGGCCGCGGCGGCGGGCGAGGCGCTGCGGCGACGCATCACCTATCACGATCCCTGCTACCTCGGACGCCACAACGGCGTCTACGACGCCCCGCGGGTCGTGCTGCAGGGCCTCGGGGACAGCGACGTGGTGGAGATGGCCCGCAGCCGCGACAAGAGCCTCTGCTGCGGCGCCGGAGGCGGCCGGGCGTGGGTGGAGGAGCGGGGCGACGAGCGGGTGGCCCTGGTGCGGGCTCGCGAGGCCGTGGCCACGGGCGCCGGTGTGGTGGCGGTGAGCTGCCCGTTTTGCATGCAGATGCTGGAGGACGGTGTCAAGGGCGTCACCGAGGGGAGCCGCCCGGTGGAGGTCCGTGACATCGCCGAGCTCCTGGAGGAGTCGACGCGGGAGATGGAGGGTGTGGCGGCACCGGGGGCCGCGAGGGGGATCGAGGAGGCCGGTTGACCGATGCATGCCGTCGGACAGGTCGCAACCATCGGCGGGCGGATCCGGGGGCTGCGCCTCACCATCGCATGGAAGGCCGCGGCCGGCGTCACGGCCCTCGTCGCGGCGGTGGCGGTGGGCCTGACCGTCTTCGCCTACCGGCAAGCGGCCTCGGCCGTCACCGACATCTACCGGGACCGGCTGGCCGTCGCCGGTGCGGGAAGGGCGCAGGCGCTGGCGGAGGAGCTGCGGCGGGGTGCGGAGCACCTGGCCGCGACGGCCGCGGAGGGATGGGCGGCCGATGCGGCCAGGGGGCTGGCCATGGCCTTCGCCGACGCCGGTGCCGACGCCCTTCGGCGGGCCTGGGTCGAGACCAACCCCGTAGCGCCCGGCCAGCGCCTCGAGCAGGCCGGGCTGAGCGGCGACGACACGCTCTACGGCGTCTACCACCGCGCCTACCATGCCCGGCTGCTCGCGGCGGCGCAGGCGTTGCGGGCCGAGGACCTGGCCCTGGTCGACCTCGAGGGGCGCGTCGTCTTCACGCTGCAGAAGGGGGGCGACTTCGGGGCGGCGCTGGCGCTGGGGGCGGCGTCGCGTGCGCAGGGCGGCAGCGCTGGCCGCACGACGCCGGGGATGTCCGCCGCCGATCTCGCCCCGCTGGCCTCGGTGGTGAGGCAGCTCGCGACGGGTGCGGCGCTGGCGGTGGGCGATGTGGGCGCCTACCGGCCTGCGGGGGCCGGCGCAGGGGTGTGGGCGGGCGTCCCGGTGACGAGCTCCCTCGACGGGACGCTGCTCGGCTACCTGGCGGTGCGGTGGCCGGCCGGGCTCTTCGAGCCGGTGGTACGTGAGCGGGCCGGGCTCGGCGAGACGGGTCAGGTGCTGCTGGTGGGAGGCGACGACCGGGTGCGATTCGGGCCCGAGGGCACGACGGCCGGCGATCCCGTGCCCGCCCACCTGGCGGGAGCGGTGCAGGCGGCGCGGGCCGCCGGCGCCACCGTCGGGCAGGTGGTGCAGGGGCCGGGGGACACGCCGCGCCTGGTGGCAGCGCAGCCCATCTCCGTGCTGGGGCACGAGTGGGTCATGGTGGCCGAGGGGGCACAAGCCGAGGCGCTGGCGCCGCTCGAGCTCTTCCGGCAGCGGATGATGGCGGCAGGCCTGGGCATGTCCCTGCTGGGCGTGCTGGTGGGAGCCCTCCTCTCGGCGGGCGTATCGGCGCCCATCCGGCGCGTGGTGGGACAGCTCGAGGGGATCGCCCGCGGCCGCGGCGACCTGACGGGGCGCCTGCCGGCGGCCGGGCGCGACGAGGTGGGGGACCTGGCGCGTGCCTTCAACGAGCTGATGGGCTCGCTGCAGGGGCTCATCGGGCAGGTGGGCCAGGTGGCGGCCAACCTGGAGGGATCCAGCGGGAGCCTGGCCCGGTCCGCCGACGAGCTGCGCCGCAGCGCGCTGCAGGTGAGCGAGACCATCCAGCAACTGGCCCGCGGCGTCGACCAGCAAAGCCAGCTGGCCGCGCGCACCCAAGAGGAGATGCAGGCGGCCGCGGCCGGGGTGGAGGAGCTGGTGGCCCTCAGCGCTCGCATGAGCCAGGCGGCGGCCGAGGCGGCGCAGCAGGCGGGCGAGGGGGCCCAGGCCGTCGAGGCGGTGGTGCGCCAGAGCGAGTCCATCGCCGCCTCTGCTGCCCAGTGGGCCGAGAGCGTGCAGGCACTGGGCGAGCGGTCCTCCTCCATCGGGCGCATCGTGGAGGCCATCACGGCCATCGCCGACCAGACCAATCTCCTGGCGCTCAACGCCGCCATCGAGGCGGCCCGCGCGGGCCAGCACGGGCAGGGGTTCGCCGTGGTGGCGGAGGAGGTGCGGCGGCTGGCCGAGCAGGCGCGGGCCGCGGCCCAGGAGATCGGCGGCGTGCTGGAGCAGATGGCCCGCGACGTCGCGGCGGCCGTCGCCGGCATGCAGGAGGGCCAGCGGTCAGTCGGGCAGGGGATCGCGGTGGCGCGCCAGGCCCGGGAGCGTTTCGCGCTGGTGCACGAAGCCATCGAGCGGGTGGTGCACGACATCGGGGAGGCGGTGAGCACCGCCCAGCAGGTGGCGCAGCGTATCCACGCCGCCGGGGCTGCCGTCCAGGAGATCGTCTCGGTGACCGAGGAGACCGCCGCCGGGGCGGAGGAGATCGCGGCCGGAGCCGAGCGGCAGGCCGAGGCGACCGAGACCGTGGCCACCCAGGCCCAGGAGGTCGCGGCCCAGGCCCGCCGCCTGACGGCCCAGGTGGCCGGCTTCAAGGTGTAGGTGTAGGGGGAAGGGGGGCCAGGCCGCCGTGCTGGTACGCTACGAGACCCGTGACGGCTACGCCGTCGTCACCCTCGACCGTCCCGACAAGTACAATGCGCTCAGCCTGGCGCTGCTACGGGAGCTGTCCGCGGCCATGGATCGGGCGGAGGCCGACGACGCCGTCCGGGTCGTGGTGCTGACGGGAGCCGGGCGCGCCTTCTGCGCCGGGGCCGACGTGAGCGAGATGGAGCCGGTGAGCTCGGCGGCCGAGGCGGAGCGGTGGGTGAGCGAGCGGGCGCCGCTCTTCGAGCGGGTGGCCGCCTGCCCCAAGCCCGTCATCGCCGCGATCAACGGCGCCGCGCTGGGGGGCGGGCTGGAGATCGCCATGCAGGCCGACATCCGCATCGCCGCTCGCAGCGCCAGGCTGGGCCAGCCGGAGATCCGGCTGGGCATCATCCCGGGCGCCGGCGGCACCCAGCGCCTCCCCCGGCTCGTCGGTCTGGGGCGGGCGCTGGAGTGGCTGCTGACCGGCGAGCCCATGGAGGCAGAGGAGGCCTGGCGCATCGGCCTGGTCAACCGGGTCGTGCCCGACGAGGCCTGCCTGGTCGAGGCCGAGCGGCTGGCGGCGCGGCTGGCGGCCCAGCCGCCGGTGGCGCTGCGGCTCATCAAGGAGGTGGCGCGTCGTGGCCTGGAGGGGCCCCTGGCGACGGGGATGGCCGCCGAGCGGCAGGCCTTCGTGCTGGCCCTGACCACCGAGGACGCCCAGGAGGGGCGCCGCGCCTTCCTCGAGAAGCGGCCGCCCGCTCCCTTCAAGGGCCGCTAGCGAGCAAGGAGCAGCGGAGGGGGAGACGACCCCGGCGCGGCCGGCGAGCGGCGGGCGGCCAGCCAGAGCAGCACGGGGGGTCGAGGACGATGGAGGCGACCACCGGGCCGGTGGCGGTCCAGGAGGGGCGCGAGGGCCCGGCCGCAGCGCACCCCTGCTTCCGCCCCGAGCACGAGGCGTTACGACAGACGGTGCGCGAGCTGGTGGCGCGTCACTTGCGGCCGCACGCCCGGGCATGGGAAGAGGCTCGGGCCTTCCCGAAGGAGGTCTTCCGGCTGCTGGGGGAGCACGGCCTGCTGGGGCTTCGGGTGCCGGAGTCGTTGGGAGGAGCGGGGCTCGACTGGTTTGCCACGCTGGCCTTCGTGGAGGAGCTGCACCGTTGCGGATCCGGTGGGCTGGCCATGGCGGTGATGGTGCACACCGACATGGCGCTGCCGCCGCTGGTGCGGTGGGGCACGCCGGACCAGCACCGTCGCTTCGTGGAGCCGGCCGTGCGGGGCGAGCGGGTGCTGGCCATCGCCATGACGGAGCCCTGGGCCGGGTCGGACCTGGCCGGCATCCGCACGACGGCCCGGCGGGTCGACGGGGGCTGGGTGCTGGACGGCACCAAGACCTTCATCACCAACGGGGCCATCGCCGACGTGGTGCTGGTGGCGGCCAGGACGGACCCCAAGGCAGGGCGCAAAGGGATCAGCCTCTTCCTGGTCGAACGGGGCACGCCCGGCTTCCGCACCGCCCGGCTCATCGACAAGGTGGGGATGCACAGCTCCGACACCGGCGAGCTGGTCTTCGAGGGGTGTCACGTCCCCGACGCCAATCTGCTGGGCGAGCCGGGCCGGGGCTTCTACCACCTGATGTGGGAGCTCTTGGGGGAGCGGCTGGTCATCGCCGCCGGGGTGGTGGCCATGGCCCAGGAGGCGCTGGAGCTGGCCGTCGCCCACGTGCAGAGCCGCCACGCCTTCGGCCGGCCCCTCGCGCGGTTCCAGGCGCTGCAGCATCGCCTTGCCGATATGGCGGCTCGGCTGGAGGCGGCCCGGCAGCTCGTCTACTGGGCGGCCTGGCGGATGCAGAGCGGGCTCGATGCGGTGCAGGCCGTCATGATGGCCAAGCTGGTGGCGACCCGGACGGCCTTCGAGATGGCCGACGAGGCGCTGCAGCTGCACGGCGGCTACGGCTACACGCTGGAGCACGACGTGCAGCGGATCTGGCGCGACGTCCGGCTCTACCGCATCGGAGGCGGCACCGACGAGATGTTGCGCGAAGTCATTTCCCGGGAAATGGGCCTGCGCCCGAGCCGGACGGGCTCGGAACGTGACGAGTAGGGAGGGAGCGGCCATGGCGGTGGCGGCCGCGGGCTGGCGCTTGAGCGAGGAGCAGGAGGCCTTCCGGCGCCTGACCCGGCAGCTGGCCGAGACCCACATCGCCCCGCGGGCGAGGGAGTACGACCGCACCGGGGAGTTCCCCTGGGACGTGGTGCAGCTCTTCCGGGAGCAGGACCTCTTCAGCCTCTGCATTCCCGAGGCTTACGGCGGGGCCGGCACCGATCTGCTGACGCTCGCCGTGGTCATCGAGGAGCTGGCCCGGGTCGACGCCACGGCCTCGCTGATCCTGGCCGTGCAGGAGCTGGGCTCGCTGCCCATCATCCTGGGGGGCGACGAGGCTCAGAAGCGGCGGTGGCTGCCCCCGCTGGCCACGGGGGAGAGGCTGGCGGCCTTCGCCCTCACGGAGCCCGAGGCGGGCTCGGATGCGGCCGCCATCCGCACCCGTGCCACGCGACGGGGCGACCGGTGGGTGCTGGAGGGGACCAAGCGCTTCATCACCAACGGCAGCGTCGCCGACGTCGTGGTGGTCTTCGCCACGGTGGACCCCTCGCTCGGGCACCGGGGCGTCACGGCCTTCGTCGTGGAGAAGGGCACCCCGGGCTTCTCGGTGAGCCGGGTCGAGGAGAAGATGGGGCTGCACGCTTCGCCCACGGCCGAGCTGGTCTTCGACGGGTGCGAGGTGCCGCTGGATCACCGACTGGGTGGGGAGGGCGAGGGCTTCAAGATCGCGATGATGACCCTGGACCGCTCCCGGCCCGGGGTGGCGGCCCAGGCCCTGGGCATCGCCCAGGGCGCCCTCGACTACGCCGTGGGCTACCTCAAGGAGCGCCGCCAGTTCGGCAAGGCGCTGGCCGAGTTCCAGGGGCTGCAGTTCATGGTGGCGGACATGGCCACGCAGGTGGAGGCGGCGCGCCAGCTCCTCTACCACGCCTGCAGGCTCATCCACGAGCACGGATACGGGCGGCTGCCCGCCGAGATCAACCGCTACGCCGCCATGGCCAAACTCTTCTGCTCCGACGTGGCCATGCGGGTGACGACGGACGCCGTACAGCTGCTCGGCGGCTACGGCTACGTCAAGGAGCACCCCGTCGAGCGCATGATGCGCGACGCCAAGATCACCCAGATCTACGAGGGCACCAACCAGATCCAGCGGCTGGTCATCGCCCGCAGCCTGCTGGGGTGAGGGCCCCGGCGGCCTTCGCCGTCGCCGATCGAGCGGATCAGGCCGGCTGGCGCAGGCCCGCCACGAAGTCGCGCGCCCGTGCCGTGGCCGGGCGGGTCAGCAGGCTGACGCCCACGTAGGCGAGGCTCGAGACCGCCAGCCCCCAGACGCCCGGCCACAGGCCCAGCGGACGCAGGTTGCCCCACTGCGTCACCAGCACCACCGCGCCGCCCATCACCACGCTGGCCAAAGCGCCCGCCGCGGTGCCGCGGGGCCAGTAGAAGGCGCCGATGAGCGCCGGCACCGTCACCAGCAGCCCGGCCGACGAGGCGACGGAGAGCAGGGCGATGAGCCCGCCCTGCGCCCACGCGAAGGCCAGCGCCAGGGAGGCGATGACCAGGATGGCGCCTTTGCCCACCGCCAGCTGCAGCCGGTCACCGGCCTCGGGCCGCAGGGGGCGGAAGAGGTCCCTGGCCACCATGGACGACAGCGTCAGCAGGATGGAGTTGGTGGTGGAGATGGCTGCGGCGCTGATGCCCACCAGCGCCAGCAGCGCCAGGGCGGGCGGCACGTGCGGCGAGGCCAGCAGGGTGGGGGTGACGAGGTCGGGGTTGGGCAGGCCGGGCAGCAGCAGTCGTCCCGCGAAGCCCCACAGGATGGAGATGAGGGTGTAGGCGAGCCCGAAGATCAGGAAGCCCATCAGCATCCGGCGCATCGCCGCCAGGTCCCGGGGCGCGAAGAGGCGCTGGGAGACCTGCGGGTTGGAGATGGCGAAGAAGAACCAGGGCAGCGACAACCCCACGAAGGTCTGCCAGGTGAAGTAGCCGTTGCCCGGCACGGCCAGCCACTCCGGGGCCTCGAGCTGCAGCCGGGCGAACATGCCGCCGAGCCCACCGAGCTGGCCGACCACCCCCGCCGTGATGGCCAGCGCCGTGGCCATCATGATGAGGGCCTGCAAGGCGTCGGTCCAGGCGACGGAGCGCAGCCCGCCCATCCATGCCCATACGACGGCGACCGCCGTGGCCAGCACGAGCCCCGCCCCGAAGGGGATGGCTCCGGCGCTCATGCGGTCGAGCAGCAGGGCGATGCCCGTCAGCTGCACGGAGCTGTACGGGATGAGGAAGATGACCGAGGCGGCGGCCACCACGGCCCCCAGCAGGCGGCTGTCGTAGCGGACGGCCAGCAGCTCGGCCGGCGAGACCAGGCCCCACCGGCGACCCGCCTCCCAAAAGCGCGGCCCGAGGAAGGCCACCAGCGACAGCCCCGACAGATAGACGAGCTCGAAGCCCAGCGCTCCAACCCCGCCCCGGTAGGTGAGCCCGGCCAGTCCCACCATCATGAAGGCGCTGTAGGTGGTGGCCGCGTAGCTGAGGGCTGAGACGAGCCCGCCCAGGCGCCGGTTGGCCAGGAAGTAGGACTCCACCTCGCGGGTGAGGCCACGCCGCGCCAGCGCGGCCACCAGCGTGCCCAGGAGCAGGTAGGCGGCGAACGCCCCGTACAGCACGGCCGGGCTCATGCGCGCTCCCGCCTCTCCCCGGCGACGGCCGAACGCCGGGTGCCGCCCGACCCCGGGTGCGACCAGGGGGCCGTCACCCAGCCCACCACGGCGATGGACACCACCGCGAAGAGCGTCCAGAAGAGGAAGCTCCCGTACCAGGCGCGCACCCCGGACAGCCACGCATAGGGCACGACGTGCGCGGACAAGACGAGAAGGGCCATCGATGCAGCCCCGACCAGCGTCCGTGGGTTGACCACCCCGCCCGACCCCTTCCGATGCGATGGTGTTTTGACAGGTGTCTTGTCAGCTTCTCCTCTGTATTGTAAAGGAGAGCGGAGGGATTGCAAGATGGGGTCGGTGGTCGTAAAGGAGAGCGGAGGGATTGCAAGATGGGGTCGGTGGTCTCGCCTCCCGGCAGGGGTGACGGTACCGAGGCGGGCATGCCGTCGGAGCGCAGCCCCGAGGCTCGCCGGCAGGCCCTGCTGGACCTGCTGCGGCAGGCCGACGGGCCGGTGCCCGGCAGCCGTCTGGCCGAGCGGCTGGGCGTCAGCCGTCAGATCATCGTGCAGGACGTGACCGTGTTGCGGGCGGCGGGGGCGCCCATCCTGGCCACCCCCAAGGGCTACCTCCTGACCGAGCCCAACCGGCCCGACCCCCGTTGGGCATGCCGGCGCGTGCTGGCCGTCAGCCACGGCCCCGACGACATCGAGACGGAGCTCGACGCCATCTGCGACCTGGGCGGTCGGGTGGTCGACGTCATCGTGGAGCACCCCCTGTACGGGGAGCTGCGGGGCCTGGTCATGACGGCGAGCCGGGCGGACGTCGACGAGTTCGTCCAGAGCCTGCGCGCCAGCGGGGCGGCACCGCTGCTGGCGCTCACCGGCGGGCCTCACCTGCACACCATCGAGGCGGCCAGCGAGGCCAGGCTCGACGCCATCGCCCGGCGCCTGCGGGAGCTGGGCTTCCTGATGGAGGGCTGACCGGGGCGGGCGTCAGGCCCGCGCCGGCTCGCCCGGCGGCTGGCGCACGAGCGCCACCCGGTAGCGGTAGCGGTCGCCCCGGTAGGCGACCCGCCGGTACTCCAGCGGGGCGCCGTCGGCCATGCGGGTCACCCGCCGGATGAGCAGCACGGGCTCGCCCGGGCGGATGCCCAGGTGCTGGGCCTCGCGGCGGGTGGCAGGGGCGGCCTCGATGGTCTGCTCGCCGGTGGCAGGCTTGAAGCCCACCGCCTCCAGGGCGGCGTAGATGGTCTGACCCGGCTCGGCCGCCAGCACCAGGCGGCCGGGACCTGGCAGCAGGAAGCTCTCGTCGGTGAACAGGGGCTGGCCGTCGAGCACCACCACCCGGCTGATCTCGACGACCCGGGCCCCCGGCTCCAGCTGCAGCGCCTCGGCCGCCTCGGGCGGCGCCGGGACGGGGCCCGCGTGCAGCACGGTGACGCCGACGGGCCGCCCCAGCGCCTGCAGCTCCTCGGTGAAGCCCTGCAGCCTGGCCAACGTGGCGATGAGGGGCCTCGGGGCTACGAAGGTCCCCCGTCCCTGCTGGCGCACGACGAGCCCGTCGCGCGCCAGGGCCTCGAGGGCCTCGCGCACCGTGGTGCGGCTGACGCCGTACTGGCGCATCAGCTCGCGCTCGCCGGGCAGGCGCTGGCCCGGGGCCCAGCGCCCCGACTCGATGGCGTTGCGCATCAGGTGCTGGAGCTGGTGGTAGAGGGGCAGCGCCCCCGCCCGCAGCACCGTGTCGCCTGAGCCGTCGCCCACGCCGGCCCCCTCCCCGGGCTCCATTATGACACGAGCACGGTGGGCCCCAAGTGGGTGGCGCGCAGCAGGAAAACGACGGTACGTGTCATACTGACCGTTACCAGGTGATCTGACAAGCTCATGAAGAGCGACATGGAGACCCCGGGATCTCCTCCGAGCCACGATGGAGCGGAGGACCTCAAGGCCGCCGCCTCCCCGTACAACATGGGCAAGGTGACCCGGCACAGCACCGCCCGCCTGGTCGCGGAGGCGCTGCTCCGCTTCATCCGGGACAACCACCTCCAGAAGGGCGATCGCCTCCCGCCGACGGTGCGCCTGGCCGGCATGCTGGGAGTGAGCCTCGCCACGCTGCGCGAGGGCCTCAAGGAGCTGGAGGCCTACGGGATCGTCTCGGCTCAGCAGGGCCGGGGGGTCTTCGTCGAGTCGGACCGGCTCGACCTGCTGGTGCGGCCGGCTCCCTTCGCCAACCTCTACCCGCTGGAGCCCGCCGAGGTGATGGATCTCATGGAGGCCCGGCGGCTCATCGAGGTGGAGACGGCCCGCCTGGCGGCCGAGAGGGCGGGCCCCGCCCAGCTGGATCGGATGCAGGCGCTGCTGGAGATGATGCGAGCCGGCAAGGAGAGGCCCGACGAGTTCATCCAGCATGACATGGAGTTCCACATGGTGATCGCCGAGAGTTCAGGCAACGTCGTCTACCCGCGGCTCTTGACGGCGGTGAGGGAGACGTTCCTGGTGCAGCAGCGGATGGCGGTCGAGCTGCCGGGGGCGGCTGACCGTGCCTGCCGCTACCACGATCAGGTCTACCAGGCCATGGCCCGGCGCGACGGGCGGAATGCTTCCCGCGCCATGGCCGAGCACCTGGAGGACATCAAGATCCACCTGGCGCGGGCGCTGGAGGCCACCAACGACACGCCGGTGACGCGATAGATGGGCCTCGATGTCGGGTCCGCGCTCATCATGCCGGCGGGGCATCGATCAAGGCAGTAGCTCCTGGCACGGAGCTCCTGGCACGGACATGGTCGCCCACCGCCACTCCCGGGCATACGGCCCCCTCGTGCGGGCGGCGACGGTCAGGGAAGGGTGAGGCAAGCGTGTCGAGCCGGCTCGTGGAGAGGCTGCAGGCGGTCCGGCGTCTCGTCTTCTACGACGGCGTGCTGCGCGACGGTGGCGTGGTGCAGGCGCTGGTCGGGCTCCTGGAGGCGCTCGCGGACGCCGAGGCGGGCCCGGCCTCTGCCGGACCGGCAGGCGGCCGTATCTGGCAGGCGGCTCGAGAGCTGACGGCTCGCCTGCTGGCGAGGTGCGAGACCGAGGGGCGGTCGGGCCCGTCGGCTCCGGCGTCGCCTCTCTGGTCGGATGCCCTGGTGGAGGCGATCCTGACCGACGCCAATCCGTTCAGCCAGGAGGCGGCTCGCTGCGACTCGCTGGACCGACTGCCGGCCGCGTTGCGGCAGGCGGCGGCCCACGACTTGCGCTGCCTGCAGGCCCTCGCGACCTTGCCTCCCTCGGAGGTGGAGGGAGCCCTGCTCTCCCGGGGGCTGCCGTGGCCGCAGGGGCTCTGGGCGGTACCCTCCCGAGCCGACCGGGGCACGTTGCGGCCCCGCAGAGATCTGGTCGAGTCCCTGCACGCCGCCTTTGCCAGGGCGTCGGACTTCGCCGCCTGCCTCGAGGATCTGGCCGCTTACTACCGTGCCGTGGGGCCGGGGGTGGTCGGCCGCTATGCCGTGTTGCGCTGGGACGGGACCCGGCTGAGCGGCATCCCGCATCCCGACCCGGTGCGGCTGGAGCACCTCGTGGGCTACGAACGGGAGCGGGAGCAGGTGGTGCGCAACACGCAGCGGTTCGTCGCCGGGGCGCCGGCACACCACCTGCTGCTCTACGGCCCCAGGGGCACCGGCAAGTCGGCCACCGTCAAGGCGCTGGCGGCGGCCTTCGCCGACCGTGGCCTGCGGCTGGTGGAGCTCCGGCCAGCCGACCTGGACAGCCTGCCTCACCTGCTGGAGACGTTGCGTCCCTACCGGCAGCGCTTCGTCGTCTTCATCGACGATGTCTCCTTCGGCGAGGCGGACGCAGCCTTCAAAGAGCTCAAGGCCACCCTCGAGGGCTCGGCCCAGGCCTGCCCACCCAACGTGCGGGTCTACGCGACCTCCAACCGGCGGCACCTGGTGCGCGAGCAGGCCTTGCAGGATGGCGCCGCCCGTCCGCAGGACGAGGTCAACGAGACCCTCTCCCTCGCGGACCGGTTCGGCGTCACGGTCTTCTTCCCGCCGTGCGACCAGGCTCTGTACCTGCGCATCGTCGAGGGCGTCGCCCGGCAGGCCGGGGTGGCGGTGGCGCCGACCGACGCGCCTCCGACGGGCCAGGGCCCGTGGCGGCCCATCCAACCCGCCACCCTCCACAAGCTCGCCCTGGAGTGGGCCATGCGTCACAACGACCGTTCGCCGCGGACGGCGGTGCAGTTCGTGGCCGAGCTGGCGGGCGAGTTAGGGCTTCCGAGACCGGAAGCATAGCGAAAGGGCCCTCATCATCCTCGTCCTGATCCGCGAGGAAATCGCGCGACCATAAGAAGGAATCCGATTACCGATAGCGTATATACCCCGCCAAAAGAGATCGGATCACCTGAGCACCAGATACCCTTCGACGTACCCGGCCCGACCCCCGCCAGGCGCTGAGGCGGGGCCAGCCGGCCCAAGAGGAGCGTCCCATGGGCTGGAAGGTCTTGTTTACGGATCACGTCTTCCCATCCATCGAGCCCGTACAGGACGAGCTCGACCGGATCGGCGCCGAGCTCGTGGTGGCAGCGGGCGATCGGGAGGCGGTGGCTCGAGCCGCCGCGGACGCCGACGCGGTGCTCAACACCTACTTCCCG
This genomic interval from Limnochorda sp. LNt contains the following:
- a CDS encoding ATP-binding protein, which translates into the protein MSSRLVERLQAVRRLVFYDGVLRDGGVVQALVGLLEALADAEAGPASAGPAGGRIWQAARELTARLLARCETEGRSGPSAPASPLWSDALVEAILTDANPFSQEAARCDSLDRLPAALRQAAAHDLRCLQALATLPPSEVEGALLSRGLPWPQGLWAVPSRADRGTLRPRRDLVESLHAAFARASDFAACLEDLAAYYRAVGPGVVGRYAVLRWDGTRLSGIPHPDPVRLEHLVGYEREREQVVRNTQRFVAGAPAHHLLLYGPRGTGKSATVKALAAAFADRGLRLVELRPADLDSLPHLLETLRPYRQRFVVFIDDVSFGEADAAFKELKATLEGSAQACPPNVRVYATSNRRHLVREQALQDGAARPQDEVNETLSLADRFGVTVFFPPCDQALYLRIVEGVARQAGVAVAPTDAPPTGQGPWRPIQPATLHKLALEWAMRHNDRSPRTAVQFVAELAGELGLPRPEA
- a CDS encoding FadR/GntR family transcriptional regulator, which produces MKSDMETPGSPPSHDGAEDLKAAASPYNMGKVTRHSTARLVAEALLRFIRDNHLQKGDRLPPTVRLAGMLGVSLATLREGLKELEAYGIVSAQQGRGVFVESDRLDLLVRPAPFANLYPLEPAEVMDLMEARRLIEVETARLAAERAGPAQLDRMQALLEMMRAGKERPDEFIQHDMEFHMVIAESSGNVVYPRLLTAVRETFLVQQRMAVELPGAADRACRYHDQVYQAMARRDGRNASRAMAEHLEDIKIHLARALEATNDTPVTR
- a CDS encoding transcription repressor NadR, whose amino-acid sequence is MGSVVSPPGRGDGTEAGMPSERSPEARRQALLDLLRQADGPVPGSRLAERLGVSRQIIVQDVTVLRAAGAPILATPKGYLLTEPNRPDPRWACRRVLAVSHGPDDIETELDAICDLGGRVVDVIVEHPLYGELRGLVMTASRADVDEFVQSLRASGAAPLLALTGGPHLHTIEAASEARLDAIARRLRELGFLMEG
- a CDS encoding sodium:solute symporter family protein — protein: MSPAVLYGAFAAYLLLGTLVAALARRGLTREVESYFLANRRLGGLVSALSYAATTYSAFMMVGLAGLTYRGGVGALGFELVYLSGLSLVAFLGPRFWEAGRRWGLVSPAELLAVRYDSRLLGAVVAAASVIFLIPYSSVQLTGIALLLDRMSAGAIPFGAGLVLATAVAVVWAWMGGLRSVAWTDALQALIMMATALAITAGVVGQLGGLGGMFARLQLEAPEWLAVPGNGYFTWQTFVGLSLPWFFFAISNPQVSQRLFAPRDLAAMRRMLMGFLIFGLAYTLISILWGFAGRLLLPGLPNPDLVTPTLLASPHVPPALALLALVGISAAAISTTNSILLTLSSMVARDLFRPLRPEAGDRLQLAVGKGAILVIASLALAFAWAQGGLIALLSVASSAGLLVTVPALIGAFYWPRGTAAGALASVVMGGAVVLVTQWGNLRPLGLWPGVWGLAVSSLAYVGVSLLTRPATARARDFVAGLRQPA
- a CDS encoding GntR family transcriptional regulator, whose amino-acid sequence is MGDGSGDTVLRAGALPLYHQLQHLMRNAIESGRWAPGQRLPGERELMRQYGVSRTTVREALEALARDGLVVRQQGRGTFVAPRPLIATLARLQGFTEELQALGRPVGVTVLHAGPVPAPPEAAEALQLEPGARVVEISRVVVLDGQPLFTDESFLLPGPGRLVLAAEPGQTIYAALEAVGFKPATGEQTIEAAPATRREAQHLGIRPGEPVLLIRRVTRMADGAPLEYRRVAYRGDRYRYRVALVRQPPGEPARA